In Heteronotia binoei isolate CCM8104 ecotype False Entrance Well chromosome 4, APGP_CSIRO_Hbin_v1, whole genome shotgun sequence, a genomic segment contains:
- the AMTN gene encoding amelotin gives MKIVILFLSLLGLTIALPINQLSRAIATSNSREILRLLQRYRAQGNNPQQTQQRSNPGYGLPPAKLVPDQTALANQHPNEVAPLEWPFINFPMTLPKTPSELGVNNLQPVPGFQLLPYTQMAPIDLNTLLALLGHRLFPSTQILPAGGDGLNVPQQLLPPPQILPIIFGNMGPQGAVLSSEEVGSPSQVFTGLILPGMSGILIPSGQSEALPEGPEGLLPAGQAGSNPANSAGQLPFPEGTADATALAGIQKISPAMNDDLSGTANGLHPTPSGFRQPGYDHGYTQDPFAEPTVFIKVNMEPSELREPPTTVARPENDKILGGHTLAQSLVRGDSHMPVTTMETKLLREP, from the exons ATGAAGATTGTaattctgtttctctctcttttgggactgacaATCGCCTTGCCA ATAAACCAACTGAGTAGAGCCATTGCTACAAGCAACAGCAGAGAA ATACTACGACTGCTGCAAAGGTACAGAGCCCAGGGAAACAATCCACAGCAAACACAG CAAAGGTCAAATCCTGGATATGGACTACCTCCAGCAAAGCTGGTCCCGGATCAGACTGCGTTAGCAAACCAGCATCCAAATGAG GTTGCTCCACTTGAATGGCCATTTATAAATTTCCCCATGACCCTCCCAAAAACCCCATCAGAGCTAGGAGTGAACAACTTGCAA CCTGTCCCTGGTTTCCAGTTGCTGCCGTACACACAGATGGCCCCAATAGACCTCAATACT CTTTTAGCTCTGCTTGGACACAGATTATTCCCTTCAACACAAATATTGCCAGCAGGAGGTGACGGATTGAATGtcccacagcagctgctgccaccacctcaa ATACTTCCAATTATATTTGGAAACATGGGACCACAG GGTGCAGTGCTCAGTTCGGAAGAAGTG GGATCACCTTCTCAGGTTTTTACTGGGTTAATTCTCCCTGGGATGTCAGGAATATTGATCCCATCCGGCCAGTCTGAAGCCCTCCCTGAAGGTCCAGAGGGGCTTCTTCCAGCAGGTCAGGCAGGCTCCAACCCAGCTAATTCAGCAGGTCAGCTACCATTCCCAGAGGGTACAGCTGATGCAACAGCCCTAGCAGGCATCCAGAAGATTTCCCCAGCCATGAACGATGACCTAAGTGGGACAGCAAATGGACTGCATCCAACTCCCTCAGGGTTTAGGCAGCCAGGTTATGATCATGGTTATACCCAGGATCCATTTGCAGAACCCACTGTCTTCATCAAAGTAAATATGGAACCGAGTGAGCTCCGAGAACCACCTACGAcagttgcaagacctgagaatgacAAAATTCTGGGTGGCCATACTTTGGCCCAGTCGCTTGTGAGAGGAGACAGTCATATGCCAGTAACCACCATGGAGACCAAGCTACTGAGAGAGCCATAA